The stretch of DNA ACTTGATTCTGGTGGGACCTGCTGGATTTTCGTTTGAATCAGAGAGAATTACAAAGTTCTTAACTACCTGGAAGGGATCAATCCTGAATCAAATATGGGAATCTAATTTTACGCCTCAGAAAATCATCAGGTAAAATTTACCAGGTCCCTATTTTTTTCATCCTATTCTATTTATACTTTATCCTTTCTATTAATCTATAGCTATGAAGGAAATATCATTcagaaaatgtaaaatatagaGACACTAGAAATAAAAGCCATTCCTTTATCATTTCAGTTCTTTTTCGGCTTGGTGGTGTATCGCATGCTTGTATATCATCTCTCTAAATGATTGGGTTTCAAATGTTTGTTAAATTGCTGCGTCTGATATTTCATTACAACAATGTGGTGATCACTAGATGCATGCATGGACACCAAAATCTTTAAAATGTTTTCAAGTAagttgttattaaaattaattttatatctgATGATAACATGCACCATATATTTATCCACATTTTCACGTCTGTACTTCGGATTCTTTGTTATGTTTTCTAATGGCATTGTTACTGAAGTAGGCATATATGGAGTTCAATTCACATTGTCTCTTTATTGAATGATTGGTGGCATTAAATATAATCCGTCAAGTCATGGACATATAAATACTTTTGGATAGAACAGTTTTTGCTTGGTCTAGTCTGTCATATTGAACCTAACTTCTGGTGAAGCGAATTCTTGAATCATAATATTCCTATTAAATATATTGGGGAGTTGGTTGTAGAGAAAAGGGGTTGATTAAAGAAAAAGTTGAGAATTGATCACAGGAATACAAATATAGAAGAGAATGTGATTtacagtttttgttttttggtttttcttttcacatgttAACATTTGTTTGTATAGTGTTATCTCTGTTTAATATTTTCTTCTCATATTTTTTGGCAGGGGTTTAGGTCCTTGGGGTCCTGATATGGTCCGCAAGTATACCAGTGCCAGGTTTGTTACACATACAACTGGAGAAATGCTGACAGAATCTGAATCAGGATTACTGACAGGTACGCTGGACGTAGATAACCATACATGGTTTAGTTGTGAGGGTACATATCTTTTCTTTTCCCTTCTTTTTTGGAGTACTCAGTGTTATTTTGCTACTGCAGATTATGTTTACCATACTTTAGCAGCAAAAGCTAGTGGCGAGCTGTGCttaaaatatctattttcaTTTGGAGCACTGCCGAGGTCGCCTCTTCTTGACAGGTTTGTTGATCACATTCCTCTTATACTGATTATTGAATTAACATTTCATTTCTGCATTTCGACATCAAAATACAATGTCTCTAATTGGAAGGTTGTTCAGATTCCAGATGATAATTACTTTATCATATGAAACGAGACTGAGACAAATCGAAGTTTTCTATGGTTTGAAAATCCTATGTGAATATCCAAAATTCTGTATTATGAAGGTTTGATTGAGTACGTAGTTTTCTACGGCTGTGCCATATGACCATTGGCTTTAGCAGTGGTTGTGTCAAAACTTTATCAGTGTATTGCATCGAATTATCTACTCTTCTCTTACACATGGTGTACTACTGCATGTTCTCACGGCATGTGTGAAGTTTTTAAACTTCATTTTTCTGGTTTCACAGGGCATCAGAGTGGAAGGTTCCCACAACTTTCATATATGGTTTTCAGGACTGGATGAATTATGAAGGAGCTCAAGAAGCTCGCAAAAATATGAAGGTTCCCTGTGAAATACTTAGGGTTCCTCAGGTATCTATCTCACTCTCTCCATTTCCCCCAAATAGTGTAGTTTTTTCAATCTTATTTAGATTAACAAACTTCATTCAATTGTAACAGGCCGGGCACTTTGTGTTCATTGACAACCCAAGTGGCTTTCATTCAGCTGTGTTTTACGCTTGCCGCAGGTTTCTAAGTTCTGATCCAGACCATGAATCCCTTCCTGAATGGATAATCTCAGCATAGAGTATAATCTCTTTCCTGTGCAGTGCTGTCTGTGATTATTTActgtttcaaaaattaaattccttaattaatttaattcaagcCATGTCCTGTCATGCTTAAGTGGTTTTTTCATCTCAAAGggcattttaaaaaataatgaccTGTAATATAAATCTTATTACTAAAATGTGTTCATTATAACTTGTTATTAGGTTGTTTATTTGTTGTGTTATAAGTGAAAATTTATAATCAACTACAACTATAATGTAAATACGATATCTGTTTACCTGTATACTGTTATTTTTTGATAATCTCAATTGTTTGGttgaagaataagaaaaaaaaaatgaaatttaaataatgtaatatgttTGAGTGAAGAGTATATTTGTTATTTCTTatctttcacatttttcttgGCTGTATTGAAGAGGCAAGACCTTTGGCCCcattttactttttttgaaGTGTTCCAAATGAAAAAAGATAGACTTTTCGAGAATTCTTGCAGCatgtttgatttaaattattttggagaaaattatttatgttgaaAGTCTTATTCGAAAagaaataattagtttttaaatcagTTAAATTATTCAGAAATGTATTATCTTAgattgaaaattttctattaagGATCAAATATAGGAAAGTATACCATTTTGGTATaatctttcacaaaaattaccggaataaccaaatttaaaatttgttatttaaataagtaagtcgtgttttaaaattgaatgattttatatcaaagaaattgtatttaaaaattgcgaattgaactttaaatttaaaactccAAAGGAGTTTTTGTTGGcaaaaaataactttcaaaatttgtttttgcaCACTGTATTCGAGGTGcacaattttaatttggttaatGGTCTGAATTAATTAAAGTCATATGAAACAAATATGACTAGCATTTTTTTATTGACCTTGTCCAAAgacaatttacaatttttacGATAAAGatgactaatatttttttaagtagtCTTTTATGACAAACAACttgtgttgttttatttttaaattgaaattgcATATATCAAGCATAATTTCTTcgctttttttaaataaaatttatacataacttctattcttttagttttttaatttcattataaaaaatagaaaggaatatgcgtacttttttttttctacacacatacaataaaataaaataaaataaaaacaaaaatataaatacataaaacttTAAACTAaacatcaaaaataaattaaatatatcataattcatttttcttaaaatcataataaaaatataaaaatataatattaatttctataatattaTCAGTCTCACGAAACACGTTAATTATCGTACATTCCATTCCAATTATTATTTGCTTTTTGAAGCGTGTGTTTGATtagaaataaaagttaatattttatgttgtttaagaacaaaattaatcttttatgtaTGATTGAATTAAACAGTGAATAATCAAATCTAATTACCAGTGAGAACTTATCCAATGGTTTTCATAAACAATTCCATCCACTTAAAAATTCTATTGAGGCCAActttcttaaattataatatatctaaTTTTCTTCAAGATTTCACATTTCTCACTTACATTAATGCAAAtactaaacaattaaaaaaaagtgcTTAAACAACTCAATTATATGttacaaaaacaatattttattaatatatgaccTATGGTAGCAGTACTGAAATAAAGTAACAGGTCAATTGGCCACATTCTACTTAATCCGattcacatttattttattaaatttccaatttgtgtaaaaatataaaattgttcaaaacctttttcattgcGACATGCTCTAGAGAGTAGAGTGTAGCAAACAACAGGGTTTTAAGTGTAATGGAAACGCTGCTACCTCGCGTTGGCCTCGCTCTCTGCGCTCCGCGCCCAACAATTAACCGTTTTACAAAACCTAATAAGCCCCGTTCCTCCTCCGCCGTCGCCGGCCGCGGCGGAGGTTCTCTCTCCGCCACCTGCGCCACCAGTAGATGGGCGGAGCGCCTCATTGCCGATTTCCAATTCCTCGGCGACGCCTCATCGGGCGCCACCGCCACTCTGAGCCCCTCCTCCGTCCCTCCGCGACTGGACCCGCCCGAGCGCTACGTCTCCATCCCGCTCGACCTGTACCGCATACTCGGCGCGGAGTCGCATTTTCTAGGGGACGGCATTCGCAGAGCCTACGAAGCGAAGTTCTCGAAGCCTCCTCAGTATGCATTCAGCAACGAAGCGTTAATTAGCCGCCGCCAAATCCTCCAAGCCGCGTGCGAAACCCTAGCGGATCCTGCTTCCAGAAGAGAGTACAATCAAGGCCTCGTCGACGATGAAGACGCCGCCATTCTCACTCAAATCCCTTTCGACAAAGTAGTTGACTCTATTTAGCTTAATTGAACTTTTAATTCTCTTACTGTAGTTATTTTTCGTGAATTTGAcgtctccattttttttcttctttttagcGGGTttgatatcattattttaattgtggAATTTGTGTCGCTAAGAGAAATGTTTATTTGGCGATGCATAGAGTTTTTGATGAGTGTTTcttttaaatgttgaatgtaAAATTGAACAATTGAACTTGTGCAAGGCGAAGAAAAATTAACATGTCTATGGCAGGGACCATTACTGTAACCATGGCttcttctattttctatttttttttttaacgtaATGTAGTTTGATTTTTAGTTGGTTCACTGATAGCTGAAGGGGTTGGTTGGCAGGTTCCTGGAGCGTTGTGCGTGTTGCAGGAAGCCGGAGAGCCGGAGCTTGTGCTTGAGATTGGGCAAGGTTTGCTTAGAGAGAGGTTGCCGAAGACGTTCAAGCAGGATGTTGTGTTGGCTATGGCGCTTGCTTTTGTTGACTTCTCAAGGGATGCCATGGCTTTGCCCCAACCAGATTTCATTGCAGCTTGTGAGATGCTTGAGAGGGCATTGAAGCTTTTGCAGGTGATTCACAGTCCTATATGTTCTGTTTgcttctttaaataatttatgcatGGATAGTAAAAAGGTTCTTTGTAGTGTTTTGAATCACAAAGTTTCATGTATATTTGGTGTCTGTCGAATCACAAATTCTGTTACAATTTAACTTCTTGATATGACATTCTAAGGCCATGATAACTTATATTCACcatttaaattgtgtttttaatgGCACATATGCCAGTTAACTTCTCTATTATTGCTCTAGTTAACTTATTTCTCTCTCCTTAGTTATGTTAGCATTCTCTCCATCATTTTTTACTCATTTACTGCAATTGTATAAATTTGTCAAGAATTAGATTATTGAAGGGTATAATAGACAAAGTAGTTGTTAATTATACTTGGCTTTGAAAAGGAGAGacaaataagaacaaaaatcaTCTTCCAAACTGACAATGATAAAGAATGGAGGGAGTAACACATTAAATACTGGGGGAATGCTAACAAGCTATAGAGCATGTGCATTTTAAATTTGGTCCATTCTTTCGTCATAATTTTATGAGAGCAAGCATTGTTGCAAATGTCCAATGGTAACGTTGCAATGTTGTGACCTGTGGGTCAGAAATAGACTCTCGGGGTGGCACTACTATCTTGAGCCTCATCTACTGTGTCTCTTGTTTATTCTTCCAATACAATTTTGAACCTCCAATGTGGAAAGGTTATCATGTTGATGATTTCATAGATTGCTGTTGTCATATCAAACCAAGCCACTGTCATTTTGTATAGACAATAATGGTCTTAGAGACCTGTTGTGAATGAAAAGCATTTagtatataatttcttttgaagCTTTGtactattaaatttataaattttcttgtaTTTAATGTGCTATAACATAATTTGCATATAATAATGTATCTTGAAGATTTCTATGTTGTACTTGCATTGCTATATACTGCACAATAACCTCCCTGATTATGTAGGAAGAAGGAGCAACCAGCCTAGCTCCCGATTTGCAAGCTCAAATAGATGAGACGCTAGAAGAGATAACCCCACATTGTGTTTTGGAACTTTTAGCCTTGCCGCTTGATGATGAACATCGAACGCGGAGAGAAGAAGGTCTTCTTGGTGTTCGTAACATTTTGTGGGCAGTTGGAGGAGGGGGTGCAGCTGCCATTGCTGGGGGTTACACCCGTGAAGACTTCATGAATGAGGCATTCTTACACATGACAGCATCCGAACAGGTTTTCCTAAATAAAGTTTTCAgacttttctttctatttttctttgtcAACTAATAGATGAATTTACATTTATCTTTTTGTTATCCTGAAATCTTCTTTTGAAGGTTGAACTTTTTGTTGCCACACCAAGTAATATTCCAGCTGAAAGTTTTGAAGCTTACGGAGTGGCACTTGCTCTTGTTGCACAAGCCTTTGTGGGTAAAAAGCCGCATCTTATCCAAGATGCTGATAATTTGTTCCAACAACTTCAACAGACTAAGGTTACAGCTTTGAGGAACGCTCCCTCTGTTTATACTCCCAGTGAGAAGAGAGAGATTGATTTTGCTTTAGAAAGGGGTCTTTGTGCACTGCTTGTTGGGGAGCTCGATGAATGTAGGTCATGGTTGGGACTAGATACCGATAGTTCTCCTTATAGAAACCCATCTATTATAGAATTTATTATGGAAAATGCAAAGGGGGATGAAGACAGTGATCTTCCCGGACTCTGTAAATTGTTAGAAACATGGCTGATGGAGGTGGTGTTTCCTAGGTTTAGAGATACAAAAGAATCAAGTTTCAAGCTTGGAGATTATTATGATGACCCTACAGTGCTTAGATATCTAGAAAGGCTGGAGGGTGTTGGCCATTCACCCTTAGCTGCTGCTGCAGCCATAGTAAAAATCGGAGCTGAGGCTACTGCTGTCATTACCCAGGTTCAGGCTAGTGTAATAAATGCTTTGAAAAAGGTGTTTCCTGTTGGTTCTGAAGATCAAATTGTGAAACATCTAGAAAACAGTGAGAAAGATGATTTTAGCTTTTCTGGAAGTGAGAATCCTCTGATATTATCAGATGGGGATTCTTCTGTCAGTGTTGATGTTTCTGGAATAAAAAATACTGCTGAGGCAACTGAAGGTGAATTTATTACCgatgaaattaaaaatgcaaGTGTTCAGATCATGTGTGCTGGTGTTGTAATTGGACTTGTAACTTTGGCTGGTCTAAAGTTTTTACCTGCTAGGAATGGCTCGCCCGTGCTTCATAAAATGACTGGTTCAGCAATCTCATCCGATACTGTCAACTTAGGTATGGTTTTCGGAGATATCTGCAATTTGGGAGATCAATCCTTATAATTTCTTATAGATGATCTGAATGATTTATTTGCTGCATATCCAAAATTAGCTTTTGTAAGTTCATAGGGTAAAAATCATGGCTTCATGCATTGATTGCTTATTATTGCACAGATTCATTGGGAGATGAAGAAAAAGGAGTTCAACTACCAAAAATGGATGCAAGGGCTGCAGAAGCTCTAGTTCGCAAGTGGCAAAGTATAAAATCCCAAGCTTTCGGACCTGACCATTGCCTAGAAAGATTGCAGGAggtataatatttaacttatcTGCATATTGGAGCGAGGGTATGATCTATGTAAATTGATTTCCCCCCTTGGTTATGTTAAATCTGGCAATTATGCAGTCACACCTGTGCAATTATTCATCTTTAGCTTGTTTACCTTTTTCTCAATTGGTATGATGCATTATCATGTAGGCCATGCTTTTGGAGTTCTGAAAAGGAAgcacttttatattttgttttacgGATATTAAAAACTGATTACTACACAATCTTTATAATAAACCAACTACTCCTTCAATCACACATGATAGGGGCTCCATATCCGGCCACTGAAAAATCCCCTAAAGTTAATAAACTAGGGTAATTGTAGGCTGGTCTCAATGATTTTTGGATGACCCTGGTTGTCCATAGACCTATTATTGTTAATGTagataatataattacataatatttatgttttttgtttttgaacgGGCTGGGTTGCTTGTATCACTGATGGCTATTTATGAGCAGAACACCTTATACAAAACTAATAAACTATTTATTCTCCCTTCTCAATCTGCTCCCTTTGCTATCCAACTCTCACACTGATTTAGATGGTTGTTGCATTTCCATCATCCTTTTAATGTTATAGAGAAGGAAcctttgtaaattttatttcagaTCGGAAATTCCAAATCAGGTCAAATACTATAAATTATAACATGAGCCCTTACAGGCGATTAAACGCATCATCATCACATTTTGGCAAAGTCCCATGTTATGGGATATTTAGAGGCAACTTCAGAATGTACTTTATTATTTGTAGTATGTTCTTTTTCCTGGACCAGTAAAAAGATTGTGTTGATTTTGTTGGTGGCAACTGTCTTGAggcaattatatttgtttgtgtaCGAAGTTTTGCTGAAAGTTATGACCTGGTAGGTTTTGGACGGTGAGATGTTGAAGGTATGGACTGATCGTGCAGCTGAGATTGCAGAGCGTGGGTGGTCCTATGAGTACATGTTGGAGGACCTCAACATCGATAGTGTGACCATATCACAGAATGGGCAGCGTGCAGTGGTGGAAACAACTCTCACAGAGTCTACTCACCTAAATGCCGTAGGCCATCCACAACATGATGCTTCTAACAGCAGAACCTACACAACAAGATATGAGATGTCTTTTTCAGGTCCAGGATGGAAAATTGTTGAAGGCTCTGTCCTTGAGTCGTAAGtatgttattgttttataacTCGTATGTATATCTATTAGGTAATCACACTCCAATTTCAATCCATCACCCTTTATCCATGCACTTCTTTTTTAAACGGTGCGCACATTTGAAGCACGTATCATAGTCAAGCCATAAATACTGGCTTTACTTGCATTTGTTTAGAAATGAAAAGGAAACTGTCGTATTCTCCATGTTTAGATTATTAGGAAATGAATAAATCCAAAGCTTGAGATTGTAATTAACCACTTCAGTAtctaatttcattaaaattttacagTAGTAGTACCTCACTGTCGTGAATTATTTATCGTTTCAGTGCCTGACTCATTATGTCTACGATAATAATAAACCAAGCATTACACTTTTCAATCACTAGttacaatttgatttttcaagATAGTGACTTATACTGAACCaatatttttctctaaaataGGACGTAGGGTCATCATATGTAGCCATTACGTTATGAGATTGTATCTTGTTAATAACTCTTTTTAATGGTAGATTGTAAGGATAATGAATGAGTGATATAGTTGTTGGCATCATAGGGTTGTACCAAAAAGAATTGATCATGTAGTTGGTTGCGTtgatataataatacatatcACATGGATGGTCGGAGGAATGAAGCATGTATTTTGTAATAATGTATGTTCAAGTATGGTATATGCAGAATATCTTTTCATATACGTTCTCCGAGTAGTAGCCTTAAAGGTGAAGCAAATAGCAGGACGTATGTTAATGGTGCATGATATGCTATCAGAGGAGGGTCCATTGTTATCCAAATGCTTTTTGCACATCATGCATGCCTTTCTCTTCTTCTATTCACTAAATTAAATTCCCTGATCATCAACAATCTTTATATAACGATctcacaaaaaaacataaagatgGGTCTGATTTGCAAGACtgtgatataaaataaatatttcaaatgttaGTATAAAATACGTTTcacaagtaaatttttttttaatataattagattaaaatactatatcaatttacttttaaaattgaagatCAAAATGTAAGATAAATTTCGATCTAAATCAcgttaaaagattaaaattacaCTTATCCCTTGTTCTTTCCTCTTTATTGAACCAGAAAGATCGTGTTCATAATAATactgcaaaattttaattatgctAACGGAACGagtgttttttctcttcttcctaATAACAATTGTAGCAGTTCTAGGAAATCTTAACTGCTACAATTATTATCgtgaaaattttgttattatatatttgaccAAACTTTCAAAAGGTAATTTCTTAAAGCTTTTAATTAAGgagaatgatattttgattactaaattttgataatttttttttataacacaagattatattttttaagtggttttaaaatattgagaataaaaaaatgaaaaatataaaatcatttaaaaaatatcatctaaaattgtaaaaaaaagttaccaaaatttaatagttaaataatCGTTAAGCATCGCAGTGTATGTTTTGAGGGATTTGGAAATATCTCCACTCCATTGGAGAATGGGGCAAATGTGGCAGAATATGATTAGAGAAACAAGCCGAAGCAAAGAGATGAAGTTTTTGAACAAGATATTTGGCTGTGGGGACAAAGTGAATACTAAGTCATCTCAATTTTTACTACCTAAAGTGTTTTCTAGTTTTTTATACGCAGATCCTCTCAAGTGTGGACCTGTTGATGGAACAACATATATTGAACAGTCACAAACAAACCACACTACATATTTAACATTCCCTTTTTCTTTGTCTATCAGAAGAAAAGATGGTGCCTTTGAGAAATTTTCGGATTCTCTTCTTACTTCTTGTAGCGACAATGGTTGGCCATAGAGGTGAAGAGGTGAAAAATGGCACTACTATAGCAACTCTCTCACATCATGAAGGTGAAAACCATGAACCAAAAGGAAAACACAATGCTTCCTTGAATGAAGTTTTGTTCAACACAAGCAAAGATAATTATAgaggtggaggaggaggaggaggaggtggtggagggTTTAGATGGGGATGGGGTGGTGGGGGAGGTGGtggtggcggcggcggcggtGGAGGAGGGAGTGGATGGGGGTGGGGTGGTGGAGGAGGTGGATGGTGGAAATGGGGTTGTGGAGGGGAAGGAAGACATAGACATAAACATAGACATGGAAATGGAAAAGAGTATATAATGGGAGAGTTTGCAGAATGCATGGGAAGAACAAGGTGCGGAGGTATGAGGTTGGATTGTCCTCTTCACTGTGGTGGACCTTGTTTCTATGATTGTCTACATATGTGCAAGGCTCATTGTCGTCGTCGACCTTGACATTTACCCTATACCTATACTTCTTCTTCAAATATGTTcaactcatttttatttttatttcttcccAATGATTTAAGGTGGATACAACTTCAAAATTGTGTTCATCAAGATTATAACTATGTGTATTGCATCTGTAACGTAGGAAATTATGTTAACATCTAGTTTAGACTCTTGGTTCAGTTTGTacttttcatataattttgtGTTTCAAAATTTAAGTAAGTCTGAGTTTGAAGTCGAAAggatattaaaaattatgtgagagtaaaaaattataaatttattgtctttaAAATTTTGTGTTGAAACGGTGGTAGTGTCTATCTGTTACGAAAGTATGATTATGTTTTATTGGTATTGTATCTTTTTAGTTATCATtttttgaaagaataaaaaattataaatctattatcttacaaattttgaattaacgATAGTATGATTCTTTTATATAGATTTGAACTTAGAAAAGTGGCTCTCCACACTTCTTATTTGCATTTTTGTGAGAACGATTAGATAATTTAACAGAGTTggaaattcaagtgtgagtctaagtcttaTGTTAGGTATAAATaacaaagtaaaatattatataaggaTTAAAATTCTTAAACTCATTGCTTTAAGATTTTAGGGTTTTAAGTTGAAAGTGGTGTCAATCATTGATGTAATTGGACTTGGGTCTTATTGATATTGTATTTTTGAGTGAACTTTCTTCTCTAAAGACCTAACAATAGTATCAAATTTGATGGTTCTGAGATAGTATGATCCCTATATCAAAAGTCTTTCtaacaaaaattttaagtatatgtGTTCCGTTAAGAACAACAATGGTAAAAGAAATACTAGTGATTAGAAATTAAGACtttagattgaaaaataatttcaatca from Vigna unguiculata cultivar IT97K-499-35 chromosome 8, ASM411807v1, whole genome shotgun sequence encodes:
- the LOC114194206 gene encoding glycine-rich RNA-binding protein 1-like; the protein is MVGHRGEEVKNGTTIATLSHHEGENHEPKGKHNASLNEVLFNTSKDNYRGGGGGGGGGGGFRWGWGGGGGGGGGGGGGGGSGWGWGGGGGGWWKWGCGGEGRHRHKHRHGNGKEYIMGEFAECMGRTRCGGMRLDCPLHCGGPCFYDCLHMCKAHCRRRP
- the LOC114194537 gene encoding protein ACCUMULATION AND REPLICATION OF CHLOROPLASTS 6, chloroplastic; this translates as METLLPRVGLALCAPRPTINRFTKPNKPRSSSAVAGRGGGSLSATCATSRWAERLIADFQFLGDASSGATATLSPSSVPPRLDPPERYVSIPLDLYRILGAESHFLGDGIRRAYEAKFSKPPQYAFSNEALISRRQILQAACETLADPASRREYNQGLVDDEDAAILTQIPFDKVPGALCVLQEAGEPELVLEIGQGLLRERLPKTFKQDVVLAMALAFVDFSRDAMALPQPDFIAACEMLERALKLLQEEGATSLAPDLQAQIDETLEEITPHCVLELLALPLDDEHRTRREEGLLGVRNILWAVGGGGAAAIAGGYTREDFMNEAFLHMTASEQVELFVATPSNIPAESFEAYGVALALVAQAFVGKKPHLIQDADNLFQQLQQTKVTALRNAPSVYTPSEKREIDFALERGLCALLVGELDECRSWLGLDTDSSPYRNPSIIEFIMENAKGDEDSDLPGLCKLLETWLMEVVFPRFRDTKESSFKLGDYYDDPTVLRYLERLEGVGHSPLAAAAAIVKIGAEATAVITQVQASVINALKKVFPVGSEDQIVKHLENSEKDDFSFSGSENPLILSDGDSSVSVDVSGIKNTAEATEGEFITDEIKNASVQIMCAGVVIGLVTLAGLKFLPARNGSPVLHKMTGSAISSDTVNLDSLGDEEKGVQLPKMDARAAEALVRKWQSIKSQAFGPDHCLERLQEVLDGEMLKVWTDRAAEIAERGWSYEYMLEDLNIDSVTISQNGQRAVVETTLTESTHLNAVGHPQHDASNSRTYTTRYEMSFSGPGWKIVEGSVLES